The Marinilongibacter aquaticus genome has a window encoding:
- a CDS encoding PhoPQ-activated pathogenicity-related family protein translates to MNWKLPCISLFVLCAIALACKNGKEETKTDEITPKTALKHYLDNGDETFEWLVEKSIPVGASQVHRLKLTSQTWRDIVWQHSLSVIVPENVESKDVLLFISGGNNKNSDLHPSDEDELTAELARIAEENHAITALIKQVPNQPLFDDLTEDALISYTLHNFKNDGDYSWPLLFPMVKSVVRGMDAIQDFCKTETQKEVDSFLLTGYSKRGWTTWLTGAQDERVKAIAPCVIDVLNMPVNVDYQVQSWGDYSVEIQDYVNLGIAQDMGSDSGKALSDMVDPYSYREMLDKPKLIFIGTNDPYWPVDAVKHYLYDLPGKTFIYYTPNAGHDLRRGVEAFPVLSEFFKDMINGFVYPDFTYNLKEEGNTYTCTISSKEPVERIESWTCQSEDRDFRDNEWTMTETAGSSDAHEYSFTVTAPESGFQSNYWNIVFKGENEESYPLSTRTCVVGNGKTYLQPGQ, encoded by the coding sequence ATGAACTGGAAATTACCCTGCATTTCTCTCTTTGTACTGTGTGCTATCGCCCTTGCCTGTAAAAACGGGAAAGAGGAAACCAAAACAGATGAAATTACGCCCAAAACAGCCTTGAAACATTATTTGGACAATGGTGATGAGACCTTCGAATGGCTTGTGGAAAAGAGTATTCCAGTGGGGGCCAGTCAAGTGCACCGTCTGAAACTCACTTCACAAACTTGGAGAGACATCGTGTGGCAGCATTCACTCTCTGTAATCGTTCCCGAAAACGTGGAAAGCAAAGATGTGCTGCTTTTCATTTCGGGCGGAAACAACAAAAACAGCGATTTGCACCCTTCAGACGAGGATGAACTGACGGCCGAACTGGCAAGAATTGCCGAAGAAAACCACGCAATTACCGCTTTGATCAAACAGGTGCCCAATCAACCTCTTTTTGATGACTTGACAGAAGATGCCCTGATTTCGTATACGCTGCACAATTTCAAAAACGACGGCGATTATTCATGGCCTCTGCTCTTTCCCATGGTGAAGAGCGTGGTGCGAGGCATGGACGCCATTCAAGATTTCTGCAAAACGGAAACCCAAAAAGAGGTGGATTCCTTTTTGCTCACAGGCTATTCGAAAAGGGGCTGGACCACCTGGTTGACGGGTGCTCAAGATGAGCGGGTAAAAGCCATTGCCCCTTGTGTGATCGATGTGCTGAATATGCCTGTCAATGTCGATTATCAGGTGCAATCTTGGGGAGATTACAGTGTCGAAATTCAAGATTACGTCAACCTTGGTATTGCCCAAGACATGGGTTCAGACAGTGGAAAGGCTTTGAGTGATATGGTGGATCCTTATTCTTATCGCGAAATGCTCGATAAGCCCAAATTGATTTTTATCGGAACCAATGATCCTTATTGGCCTGTCGATGCGGTGAAGCATTATCTGTACGATTTGCCCGGGAAAACCTTCATTTATTATACGCCGAATGCAGGGCACGACCTCCGGCGTGGCGTGGAGGCCTTTCCGGTTTTGAGCGAGTTTTTCAAAGACATGATCAATGGTTTCGTTTATCCCGATTTTACATATAACCTGAAAGAAGAAGGCAATACGTACACTTGCACGATAAGCAGCAAAGAGCCTGTCGAAAGAATTGAATCTTGGACGTGCCAATCGGAAGATCGTGATTTCAGGGACAATGAGTGGACAATGACCGAAACCGCGGGCAGTTCGGATGCTCACGAATATTCATTTACCGTGACGGCCCCTGAATCAGGTTTCCAATCCAATTATTGGAACATCGTATTCAAAGGCGAAAACGAAGAAAGCTATCCCCTTAGCACCCGCACATGCGTGGTAGGCAATGGGAAAACCTATCTTCAGCCGGGCCAATGA
- a CDS encoding SusD/RagB family nutrient-binding outer membrane lipoprotein, with translation MKNIRKIGYTLLFMGMALSLQFCKDLSEVNVNPNEVTLEKANANLIMSTVLTQTAKAYNELGYGDAAGVVQHTQKDAWFDGHNNYDWGPRDWGSYYDILRDNQAVYEKAVQEDLQFHMGVSLVMRAFLFAQIADLWGDAPYTQALKGNLGGVDNLLPSYDSQEAIYKGVIADLKEASGIFAQSSDAFKEVLADADVYYGGDTKKWQKFANSLLLRYLMRVSEKMDVQSDFVSVAQSGAIITSNGDNALLHYLGNTTEDAWPANNVFDASGSNFRRIRPARTLIEVLRAREDPRMAVWFAKVEIPTQFSTTIPHNSEIDGIRYFNPDSVDTGAVNTNLDYVGLPTQMSLPSGYNYNPTPGQTSNNKYVSYLNDIYREANGPLLNARLMTATEVNFLLAEAAWKGWLSDAEGYYNKAIMASLEEWGVEEASTYLVQDMVEFDGSLEQIMQQKWIASWTAAQEAWFDYRRTALPELETGQYAPRPVLPLRFIYGSNELNFNPNNAQTAIDRLEATTFSQSEKNSSWSKTWLIAGTGKPF, from the coding sequence ATGAAGAATATACGAAAAATAGGATATACACTACTGTTCATGGGGATGGCCTTGTCCTTGCAATTTTGCAAAGACCTCTCCGAAGTGAACGTGAACCCAAATGAAGTGACCTTGGAAAAGGCCAATGCCAATTTGATCATGTCGACGGTGCTCACGCAAACCGCCAAGGCCTACAATGAATTGGGCTATGGCGATGCCGCGGGCGTGGTGCAACACACGCAGAAAGATGCTTGGTTTGATGGGCACAACAACTACGATTGGGGGCCCCGCGATTGGGGTTCTTACTATGATATTTTACGCGACAACCAAGCGGTGTATGAAAAAGCCGTGCAAGAAGATTTGCAGTTTCATATGGGGGTGTCGTTGGTCATGAGAGCCTTCTTGTTTGCTCAAATTGCCGATTTGTGGGGCGATGCTCCCTACACGCAGGCCTTGAAGGGAAACCTTGGTGGGGTAGACAATCTTTTGCCGAGCTACGATTCGCAAGAGGCGATTTACAAAGGAGTAATTGCCGATTTGAAAGAGGCTTCTGGAATTTTCGCACAATCCAGTGATGCTTTCAAAGAAGTGTTGGCCGATGCCGACGTGTATTATGGCGGCGACACGAAAAAGTGGCAGAAGTTTGCCAATTCTTTGCTGCTACGATACCTTATGCGGGTGTCCGAGAAGATGGATGTACAGTCGGATTTTGTATCTGTAGCCCAAAGCGGAGCAATTATCACAAGCAATGGCGACAACGCACTCTTGCATTACCTTGGCAATACAACCGAAGACGCCTGGCCCGCGAACAATGTTTTCGATGCCAGCGGAAGCAATTTCAGAAGGATTCGGCCCGCACGTACATTGATCGAGGTCTTGCGTGCCCGCGAAGATCCAAGAATGGCGGTTTGGTTTGCCAAAGTGGAAATACCGACGCAGTTCAGCACCACAATTCCGCACAACAGCGAAATCGACGGCATACGCTATTTCAATCCCGATTCTGTAGATACCGGTGCGGTCAATACCAATCTGGATTACGTAGGTTTGCCTACGCAAATGTCTCTGCCTTCGGGGTACAATTACAATCCCACGCCAGGGCAGACTTCGAATAACAAATATGTGTCTTACCTCAACGACATTTACCGCGAGGCCAACGGCCCGCTTTTGAATGCCCGATTGATGACAGCCACAGAAGTGAATTTCTTGTTGGCCGAAGCCGCGTGGAAGGGTTGGTTGAGCGATGCTGAAGGGTATTACAACAAAGCGATAATGGCCTCTTTGGAAGAATGGGGCGTGGAAGAGGCTTCAACATACCTTGTTCAAGATATGGTGGAGTTTGACGGCTCGTTGGAGCAAATCATGCAGCAAAAGTGGATTGCCAGCTGGACAGCCGCTCAAGAAGCGTGGTTCGATTACCGCCGCACGGCCCTCCCCGAATTGGAGACCGGACAATATGCCCCAAGGCCTGTATTGCCCTTGCGTTTTATTTACGGAAGCAATGAGCTCAATTTTAACCCGAATAATGCCCAAACAGCCATTGATAGATTGGAAGCGACAACCTTTTCGCAAAGTGAAAAGAACAGCTCTTGGTCGAAAACATGGCTCATTGCGGGTACAGGAAAACCGTTTTAA
- a CDS encoding AraC family transcriptional regulator — protein sequence MRPILRKVNSNAEHSFSVREDIFPFLYNYWHYHPEAELTYIRKSTGTRLVGDNIEPFADGDLVLLGANLPHLWRNDEVYFQDKGFRIEAIAIHFYEDFWGTDFLEMPENAHIRDLLIEARRGLKIFGSTHRIISSKMEEILGLKGVRRVVQLYEMLDIIARSSEKEMLCSAGFLEEYTIDPNDKINEIYQYALANFKNGISIEEIAEHVHVSPNYFCRYFKKRTSKTFIEFITELRVGHACKLLIEGTMNISQICFESGFNNLPNFNRKFKELVGKSPTQYCRDFSKRNGSSFLHPVAAEDLRSLQNRDLLGRHTGKRAYQFS from the coding sequence ATGAGGCCAATTCTCCGTAAAGTAAATTCCAATGCAGAACACTCGTTCAGCGTGCGAGAGGATATTTTCCCCTTCTTGTACAATTATTGGCATTACCATCCAGAAGCTGAGCTGACTTACATTCGAAAAAGCACGGGCACGCGTTTAGTGGGCGATAATATTGAGCCTTTCGCCGATGGCGACCTGGTACTTCTTGGGGCCAACTTGCCGCATTTGTGGCGAAACGACGAAGTGTATTTTCAGGATAAGGGCTTTCGTATCGAAGCGATCGCCATTCATTTTTATGAAGATTTTTGGGGAACGGATTTCTTGGAAATGCCCGAAAACGCCCACATCAGAGATTTGCTCATCGAAGCCAGAAGAGGGCTCAAGATTTTTGGTTCGACGCACCGTATTATTTCCTCCAAAATGGAAGAAATCTTGGGTTTGAAAGGCGTGCGTCGGGTGGTGCAATTGTACGAAATGCTCGACATTATTGCTCGTTCTTCTGAAAAGGAAATGCTTTGCAGTGCAGGATTTTTGGAGGAATATACGATTGACCCGAACGATAAAATAAACGAAATTTATCAATACGCTTTGGCCAATTTCAAGAACGGGATCAGTATTGAAGAAATTGCCGAGCACGTGCATGTCTCGCCCAATTATTTTTGTCGCTATTTCAAAAAACGAACATCCAAAACCTTCATCGAGTTTATTACGGAATTGCGTGTCGGCCACGCCTGCAAGCTGCTCATTGAAGGCACAATGAATATTTCGCAGATTTGCTTTGAAAGTGGCTTCAACAACCTCCCGAATTTCAACAGAAAATTCAAAGAACTTGTGGGCAAATCGCCTACTCAGTATTGCAGAGATTTCTCGAAAAGAAACGGTTCGAGCTTCCTTCACCCCGTGGCGGCCGAAGACTTGCGGTCTTTGCAGAATCGCGACTTGCTGGGTAGGCATACAGGCAAGCGTGCGTACCAATTCAGTTGA
- the xerD gene encoding site-specific tyrosine recombinase XerD, whose protein sequence is MENWEYYIREFEHYLKLERGFSVHSIDAYVKDVRKLAQFSESTRPSSISSADITRVISILNEIGLAQSSQARMLSAWRTFYKFLLLEEFITVDPTELIDSPKTNRKIPEVLHVHEIEAMCEAIDLSSHEGTRNRAILETLYSCGLRVSELNALRLSECHFEEGFVQITGKGNKSRLVPIGKQAIKYIALYIQHDRKQLEIEDKHQDFVFLNRRGKPLSRVMIFLIVKDLAEKAGLAKTVSPHTFRHSFATHLIEGGADLRAVQDMLGHVSISTTEIYTHLDRAYLQQTLQQFHPRAAIN, encoded by the coding sequence TTGGAAAATTGGGAGTATTACATACGTGAATTCGAACATTATTTGAAACTGGAACGGGGTTTTTCTGTACACAGCATAGATGCTTATGTAAAAGACGTACGCAAACTGGCCCAGTTTTCGGAAAGCACACGGCCGTCTTCCATTAGCTCGGCAGACATCACGCGTGTCATTTCCATACTGAACGAGATCGGTTTGGCCCAAAGCTCACAAGCCCGAATGCTCAGTGCCTGGCGGACATTCTACAAATTCCTTCTTTTGGAAGAATTCATTACCGTCGACCCCACCGAACTTATCGACAGCCCAAAAACCAACCGAAAAATACCCGAGGTTTTGCATGTGCACGAAATCGAAGCCATGTGCGAAGCCATCGATCTCAGCAGCCACGAAGGCACGCGAAACCGGGCCATTCTCGAAACCCTGTACAGTTGCGGTTTAAGGGTTTCCGAACTTAACGCCTTGCGTTTGAGCGAATGCCACTTCGAAGAAGGCTTTGTTCAGATTACGGGCAAGGGAAACAAAAGCCGGCTGGTTCCTATCGGCAAGCAGGCCATAAAGTACATCGCACTTTATATCCAACACGATCGAAAACAGCTTGAAATCGAAGATAAGCACCAAGATTTCGTTTTTCTCAACCGACGTGGCAAACCCCTTTCAAGGGTAATGATTTTTCTCATCGTAAAGGATTTGGCCGAAAAGGCCGGACTTGCAAAAACCGTTTCTCCGCATACTTTCAGGCATAGTTTTGCCACACATTTAATAGAAGGCGGGGCCGATTTAAGGGCCGTTCAGGATATGCTCGGGCATGTCAGCATCAGTACCACCGAAATTTACACGCATCTCGACAGAGCTTATTTGCAGCAAACTTTGCAACAGTTTCACCCCAGGGCAGCGATCAACTGA
- a CDS encoding SusC/RagA family TonB-linked outer membrane protein — MKKCLLNFLGQKKCRETSLFFLAFCFLTFQSLGQITGKVVDENNEPLAGVNVIEKGTPNGTSTDFEGKYLLNGVNRGATLVFSYIGFEAQEIALGNRTVLDVTLVPDAAALDQVVVTALGITREKKSLGYAVAEIGGESMNKVTQENVLNAMAGKAPGVVINSAGGSAGSSVSMIIRGASSLSGDNQPLFVIDGVPVQNSFAGNASQIGDRNVVDYGNAISDLNAADIANVSILKGAGASALYGSRAGNGVVVITTKKGQKNQKMKVSLNSSVVFDQPYRFLKFHSRFATGVTPFTEAQWKQLTGGPLIIDEGSAARLGPELDIGQYAVQWNSPLDENGNPIPTPLVSHPNNVQNFVRTGVTNTNNVSISGGNASSTFRASYTNMNNSGIVPGSDYFRNTLNLSGKYDVSKKLSFSTNVNIGRSNSNNVPANNRGANPLEWAYKVSPHIDILDLKDYWEVKDIQQKQVPDHDNPYFLAYAVDNSFFRDRVFGNVALDYKLTDDLTLNFAYALDRYNEERQTVIPYSYSRNAKGTYGMEELSRSERNASVLLSYAKYFKHISFSASAGGNLMHQYGSTISNSSKSGGLVVPGLYNLSNILPSNLNYSSSLREKSIQSVYGTASVGFKDMVFVDVTGRNDWSSTLPEANRSYFYPSVSTSTLLNNIFDMGNNVDLLKLRLGWGQVGNDTDPYRLEATLRNAGAWGDVTRLSTSSVLLTPDLKPEIITSIEVGSDVIFYRNKFRMSATYYYSENKNQILPLSLPESSGYSSKLINAGLVSSRGFEFSIGGNLIAKQNLDWSLDLNYSFNRTRIEELAEGINYYNFWTDAKGGAYTWVGQDIGDIYDRKLITVEDPNSAYYGWPVLDNSGSWQSEGGVDNLVKIGNYNPKFIIGMQTALRYKSFSLSASLDWRQGGDFVSQTYRYAESDWATQRQLDDIINPNTINGSIAEYLKSNAESLIVNQTTRVGGPTPASGGYEFEYEGIPVGSGVFNPGVIPQYDGDGNFIGYFENLGGEGTRYIPMADNYPWDFTKAATFDASFIKLREITLSYQLPNKISEAMRLDNLTLSLFSRNVVLWTKANIGIDPERAFQPEGNGYFKQGIERYNVTPLVFPVGVKLSTNF; from the coding sequence ATGAAAAAATGTTTACTCAATTTTTTGGGCCAAAAGAAGTGTAGGGAGACCAGCCTCTTCTTCTTGGCATTTTGTTTCTTGACTTTCCAGTCGCTGGGCCAGATTACTGGAAAGGTCGTGGACGAAAACAACGAGCCGCTGGCTGGTGTCAATGTAATCGAAAAAGGAACGCCGAATGGCACTTCTACCGATTTCGAAGGCAAGTACCTTTTGAATGGCGTGAATCGTGGAGCCACTTTGGTCTTCTCGTATATTGGATTTGAAGCACAGGAAATTGCTCTAGGAAACAGAACAGTGCTCGATGTAACCCTCGTACCCGATGCGGCTGCTCTCGATCAAGTGGTCGTAACCGCCTTGGGCATTACCCGCGAAAAGAAGTCTTTGGGTTATGCTGTCGCCGAAATTGGTGGAGAATCCATGAATAAGGTTACTCAAGAAAATGTACTGAATGCCATGGCCGGGAAAGCCCCAGGGGTCGTGATCAACAGTGCGGGTGGCTCGGCAGGCTCTTCGGTGAGCATGATTATCCGTGGAGCTTCTTCTTTATCGGGCGACAACCAACCGCTTTTTGTGATCGATGGTGTACCTGTGCAAAACTCATTTGCAGGAAACGCCTCACAAATTGGCGACCGGAATGTAGTAGATTATGGAAATGCCATTTCCGACCTGAATGCGGCAGATATTGCCAACGTTTCCATTTTGAAAGGAGCGGGAGCTTCGGCACTTTACGGCTCTCGTGCAGGAAACGGTGTTGTTGTGATTACAACCAAGAAGGGGCAAAAGAACCAAAAAATGAAAGTTTCGCTCAATTCTTCTGTGGTTTTCGATCAACCATATCGTTTTTTGAAATTCCACAGCCGTTTTGCTACAGGCGTAACGCCCTTTACAGAAGCACAGTGGAAGCAGCTTACCGGAGGTCCTTTGATTATCGATGAAGGCTCGGCGGCCAGATTGGGCCCCGAATTGGATATCGGGCAATATGCTGTGCAATGGAACAGTCCATTGGATGAAAATGGGAATCCGATTCCTACACCTTTGGTTTCGCACCCGAACAACGTGCAAAACTTTGTACGGACTGGCGTGACAAACACCAACAACGTGTCGATCAGTGGAGGGAACGCTTCGAGCACTTTCCGGGCTTCATATACCAATATGAACAATTCGGGCATTGTGCCGGGATCGGATTATTTCCGCAATACCCTGAACCTGAGTGGCAAATATGATGTGTCGAAAAAGCTTAGCTTCAGCACGAATGTCAACATCGGTCGCTCGAATTCGAACAATGTGCCGGCCAACAACCGCGGGGCCAATCCTTTGGAGTGGGCCTACAAGGTTTCTCCGCATATCGATATTTTGGATCTGAAAGATTATTGGGAAGTGAAAGACATTCAGCAGAAGCAAGTGCCCGATCACGACAACCCTTATTTCTTGGCTTATGCCGTAGACAATTCGTTTTTCAGGGATAGGGTTTTCGGGAATGTGGCTTTGGATTATAAATTGACAGATGATCTGACTTTGAACTTTGCCTATGCTCTGGATAGATACAATGAGGAAAGGCAAACCGTTATTCCGTACAGCTATTCCAGAAATGCGAAAGGCACCTACGGAATGGAAGAATTGTCCCGATCAGAGCGTAATGCTTCCGTGCTGTTGTCTTACGCCAAATATTTCAAACACATTTCTTTTTCGGCCTCGGCCGGGGGCAATTTGATGCACCAGTACGGTTCTACAATATCCAATTCGTCGAAAAGTGGAGGTTTGGTGGTGCCTGGTTTGTACAATTTGTCGAATATATTGCCTTCCAACCTCAACTACAGCAGCAGCTTACGTGAAAAGTCGATCCAAAGTGTCTACGGAACGGCCAGCGTGGGTTTCAAGGATATGGTTTTCGTGGATGTGACAGGCCGAAACGATTGGTCGAGTACTTTGCCCGAAGCCAACCGCTCGTATTTCTACCCTTCTGTCAGTACTTCCACCTTGTTGAACAACATTTTCGACATGGGCAACAATGTAGACCTGCTTAAGCTGCGATTGGGCTGGGGACAAGTGGGTAACGATACCGATCCGTATCGCTTGGAGGCCACCCTTAGAAATGCAGGAGCTTGGGGCGATGTCACGCGATTGAGCACTTCGAGCGTACTCTTGACACCGGATCTGAAACCCGAAATCATCACTTCCATTGAAGTGGGCTCAGATGTGATTTTCTACCGAAACAAATTCAGGATGAGTGCCACCTATTATTATTCGGAAAACAAAAACCAGATTTTGCCGCTTTCATTGCCCGAGTCATCGGGTTATTCGAGCAAATTGATCAACGCGGGATTGGTGTCGAGCAGGGGCTTCGAATTCTCTATCGGTGGCAATTTGATCGCGAAGCAGAATCTTGATTGGAGCTTGGATTTGAACTACAGTTTCAACCGTACGCGAATCGAGGAATTGGCCGAAGGCATAAATTATTATAATTTTTGGACCGATGCCAAAGGTGGAGCCTATACATGGGTTGGACAAGATATTGGAGACATCTACGACCGAAAGCTGATTACTGTTGAAGACCCCAACTCGGCCTATTATGGATGGCCGGTACTCGACAACAGCGGGAGCTGGCAAAGCGAAGGCGGTGTCGACAATTTGGTGAAAATCGGGAATTACAATCCGAAATTCATTATTGGCATGCAAACCGCTCTGCGTTACAAGAGCTTTTCGCTTTCGGCCAGTTTGGATTGGCGTCAGGGAGGCGATTTTGTATCGCAGACTTACCGTTATGCAGAGTCGGATTGGGCTACGCAAAGACAGTTGGATGACATCATCAACCCGAACACAATCAATGGCAGTATCGCGGAATACTTGAAATCCAATGCGGAAAGCTTGATTGTCAACCAGACCACACGCGTGGGCGGGCCAACACCGGCAAGTGGTGGATATGAGTTTGAATACGAAGGCATTCCCGTAGGCAGTGGCGTATTTAATCCCGGAGTGATTCCGCAGTACGATGGAGACGGCAATTTTATCGGATATTTTGAAAACCTCGGTGGCGAAGGCACAAGGTATATTCCGATGGCCGATAACTACCCTTGGGATTTCACCAAAGCCGCTACTTTCGATGCTTCGTTTATAAAACTTCGTGAAATCACATTGAGCTATCAGTTACCGAATAAAATCAGTGAAGCCATGAGATTGGACAACCTGACACTCTCTTTGTTCAGTAGAAATGTGGTGCTTTGGACGAAAGCCAACATTGGAATTGATCCCGAAAGGGCTTTCCAGCCTGAGGGCAACGGATACTTTAAGCAGGGTATCGAACGCTACAATGTGACCCCTTTGGTTTTCCCTGTGGGCGTGAAACTATCTACCAATTTCTAA
- the lipA gene encoding lipoyl synthase: protein MVEAQEKTERAKRPDWLRVKLPIGENYKKVREIVDKNNLHTICQSGNCPNMGECWGEGTATFMILGNVCTRSCTFCAVATGRPNEYDKDEPSRVADAIKTMGVKHAVITSVNRDELKDRGAEIWYQTVIKTKELSPNTTIETLIPDTKGNWDALYRMVSGGQEVVSHNMETVERLYRPVRPQAKYNRSLEQIRRTKEYGKRTKTGIMLGLGEKKEEVYKAMDDLADHGCDILTLGQYLQPTKMHHEVIEFIHPDLFALYKEEGLKRGIKYVESGPLVRSSYHSERHVNV from the coding sequence ATGGTAGAGGCTCAAGAAAAGACCGAAAGGGCCAAAAGACCCGATTGGTTGCGTGTGAAATTGCCCATTGGCGAAAATTACAAGAAAGTACGTGAGATTGTAGACAAGAACAATCTGCATACGATTTGTCAATCGGGAAATTGTCCGAATATGGGCGAATGTTGGGGAGAAGGCACTGCCACGTTTATGATTTTGGGCAATGTGTGTACGCGAAGCTGCACTTTTTGTGCCGTGGCTACGGGGCGTCCGAATGAGTACGACAAAGATGAGCCCTCGCGTGTGGCCGATGCAATAAAAACCATGGGTGTGAAGCATGCCGTGATCACCTCTGTCAACCGCGATGAGCTGAAAGACCGTGGTGCCGAAATTTGGTATCAAACGGTAATAAAAACCAAAGAGCTTTCACCGAATACAACCATTGAGACCTTGATTCCCGACACAAAAGGCAATTGGGATGCACTTTATCGTATGGTTTCTGGCGGACAAGAAGTGGTCTCACACAATATGGAAACGGTAGAGCGGCTGTATCGTCCGGTTCGCCCGCAGGCCAAATACAACAGAAGTTTGGAGCAAATACGCAGAACCAAAGAGTACGGCAAAAGAACCAAAACGGGCATCATGCTTGGTTTGGGTGAGAAAAAGGAGGAAGTGTACAAAGCGATGGACGATTTGGCCGATCACGGTTGCGATATCCTTACTTTGGGCCAGTACCTTCAGCCTACAAAAATGCACCACGAAGTGATTGAATTCATCCACCCGGATTTGTTCGCTCTTTACAAAGAAGAAGGTTTGAAGAGAGGAATCAAATATGTGGAGTCGGGGCCTTTGGTGCGTTCGAGTTATCACTCAGAAAGGCATGTGAATGTCTAA
- a CDS encoding purple acid phosphatase family protein — MNLKSKSRGLMLSLFLFTVLSNGLFAQTPERIMLNPAEDGTKGVSITWRTTLEIEKSSVQYGLAQTGPLSDLAAFRVVDSQTHLDSVTYKEVTKVFRSHRVRIQDLEAGKKYLYRVGSEGSGWSEWLQIDMPSGNPNAPFTFTYFGDPQNDIFSQWSRVVRQAYKTAPNTEFMLYAGDLVNRGYNDEEWDEWYRAGDFIHRTVPSIMTPGNHEYTNVVLSPLWNSLFTLPQNGPSGVKELVGACYYIDYPAVRIVSIDGEQIDEDPELRLAQLRWLENVLEKNDKKWTILTLHYPFFSTKPNRDNPKLRKAFKPVLDKYKVDLVLQGHDHAYGRGMVDATGPAESGTMYVVSVSGPKMYDLGDQEWLDKKAANTQLYQVITIEGERLCYKAYTATGEPFDSFVLKKSEQGNILLDE; from the coding sequence ATGAATTTAAAATCAAAATCAAGGGGCTTGATGTTGAGCCTTTTTTTGTTCACCGTTTTATCCAATGGTCTTTTTGCTCAAACGCCCGAAAGGATTATGTTGAATCCAGCGGAGGACGGCACAAAGGGAGTATCGATTACTTGGCGAACAACATTGGAAATCGAAAAAAGCAGTGTGCAGTATGGGCTGGCTCAAACTGGCCCGCTCTCGGATCTTGCGGCTTTTCGTGTGGTGGATTCGCAAACTCATCTCGATTCGGTGACGTACAAAGAAGTGACAAAAGTGTTCAGAAGCCATCGGGTGCGAATCCAAGATTTGGAGGCGGGCAAAAAATACCTGTACCGTGTGGGCAGTGAAGGCTCAGGTTGGAGCGAATGGTTACAGATTGACATGCCCTCCGGAAACCCGAATGCCCCTTTTACATTCACTTATTTTGGCGACCCGCAAAATGATATTTTCAGTCAGTGGTCGAGAGTGGTTCGGCAAGCTTACAAAACCGCTCCCAATACCGAGTTTATGCTTTATGCAGGCGATTTGGTGAATCGTGGCTACAACGACGAGGAGTGGGACGAATGGTACAGAGCCGGCGATTTTATTCACCGTACGGTGCCGTCCATCATGACACCGGGAAATCATGAGTACACCAATGTAGTGCTCTCCCCTCTGTGGAATTCGCTTTTTACCTTGCCGCAGAATGGCCCTTCAGGCGTAAAGGAACTTGTAGGGGCTTGCTATTATATCGATTATCCGGCTGTACGAATTGTGTCGATTGATGGCGAACAGATTGACGAAGACCCCGAATTGCGACTGGCACAGCTGCGGTGGCTTGAAAATGTATTGGAAAAAAACGATAAAAAATGGACGATACTGACCCTGCATTATCCCTTTTTCAGCACCAAACCCAACCGCGACAACCCCAAACTGCGTAAAGCGTTCAAGCCTGTTTTGGATAAATATAAGGTCGATTTGGTGCTTCAGGGGCACGATCATGCCTACGGCCGTGGAATGGTGGATGCCACAGGACCAGCGGAAAGCGGGACGATGTATGTGGTTTCGGTGAGTGGCCCAAAAATGTACGACTTGGGCGATCAGGAATGGCTGGATAAAAAGGCCGCGAACACGCAGCTTTATCAGGTGATTACCATTGAGGGAGAACGCTTGTGCTACAAAGCGTATACTGCAACAGGTGAGCCTTTCGACAGCTTTGTTTTGAAGAAGTCTGAGCAGGGGAATATCCTTTTGGATGAGTAG